In one Spirochaeta lutea genomic region, the following are encoded:
- a CDS encoding cache domain-containing protein has translation MVKKQYIVYLVLLLTAGFSILTWMNASKNAQELEVFIIDHELPTIGLSLQLSLHMKALVYKQAGEALLQDGFIESWILNGERDVPALMDFMENVRARHGLLDASLVSDETETYYGTDGRVVSLSPTTWERDGWYYIFREAVRDNAGQSTIDSWYYPEEDFLGIYVNVPVYDSSGTFLGVTGGGINAAEFRESLDAYEEAFPITVYLARRDGSLVYSSNPDELKQPVSIGDKWGDDFFGELQRNRTTTGVVHQGQWVPNGVMWSSYMEDWDTYVLVRYCGMALQEKIESEWRDSILRSGIPLGIALVLILGFFFLLERRVKARFLAAEKNVSVRDCLLYMTTCLVRQSRSDFIRQEWSEQKFSDLQKLRSALGIRGLGSRDYPSFEQFSVARILHELILDLTPMAVQSDVAFHATIPEEVASRAGLPGITRLLLEDLFVRFLINAEAGAAILVGLTDRENPRVSVVFQTKQPFSHPDLELCSRVLGDYIGITLETQSGQEGGTIYRISFPHGHSECPS, from the coding sequence ATGGTTAAGAAACAGTATATCGTGTATCTGGTTCTACTGCTGACCGCAGGATTCAGTATCCTAACCTGGATGAATGCCAGTAAAAATGCCCAAGAACTAGAAGTTTTTATCATCGACCATGAGTTACCCACCATCGGACTTTCCCTGCAGCTGAGCCTGCACATGAAAGCCTTGGTATATAAACAGGCGGGGGAAGCCCTTCTTCAAGATGGATTTATTGAATCCTGGATTCTGAATGGGGAAAGGGATGTTCCCGCACTGATGGATTTCATGGAGAACGTACGGGCACGCCACGGGTTATTAGATGCAAGTCTAGTAAGTGATGAGACCGAGACGTACTACGGTACGGATGGGAGGGTCGTTTCACTCAGCCCGACAACCTGGGAGAGGGATGGATGGTACTACATATTCCGAGAAGCGGTTCGGGACAATGCAGGACAATCGACTATTGATTCTTGGTACTATCCTGAAGAGGACTTTCTAGGCATTTATGTAAATGTTCCTGTATATGACAGCTCAGGAACCTTCCTCGGGGTTACCGGCGGCGGAATAAACGCCGCAGAATTCAGAGAATCCCTAGACGCCTATGAGGAAGCCTTTCCCATCACGGTCTATCTAGCCCGGAGGGACGGCAGCCTTGTTTACTCTTCCAATCCAGATGAGCTGAAACAACCCGTAAGCATAGGAGACAAATGGGGGGATGATTTTTTTGGAGAACTGCAACGGAATCGAACGACCACCGGTGTTGTTCACCAGGGTCAGTGGGTACCAAATGGTGTCATGTGGAGCAGCTACATGGAGGATTGGGATACCTATGTATTGGTGAGATACTGCGGCATGGCCCTGCAGGAGAAAATAGAGAGCGAATGGCGGGATTCGATTCTGAGATCAGGGATTCCCTTGGGGATTGCCTTGGTTCTGATACTTGGCTTCTTTTTTTTGCTGGAACGGAGGGTGAAAGCCCGGTTTTTGGCGGCAGAGAAAAATGTATCGGTTCGAGATTGCCTGCTGTATATGACCACCTGCCTGGTACGTCAATCAAGAAGCGACTTTATCCGCCAGGAATGGTCGGAGCAAAAATTCTCCGATCTTCAGAAGTTACGGTCTGCCCTGGGCATCCGGGGCCTAGGGTCTCGGGACTACCCCTCCTTCGAGCAGTTTTCAGTAGCACGCATTCTTCATGAGTTGATTCTTGACCTCACGCCTATGGCAGTACAGAGTGATGTTGCATTCCATGCCACTATACCGGAGGAGGTAGCGTCCAGAGCAGGATTGCCAGGAATCACGAGATTATTGTTGGAGGACCTATTTGTTCGGTTTTTGATAAACGCAGAAGCAGGTGCCGCGATCCTGGTGGGGTTGACGGATCGGGAAAATCCCAGAGTATCAGTGGTTTTCCAGACAAAACAGCCGTTTTCGCACCCTGATCTGGAGCTGTGCAGCCGGGTTTTGGGGGATTACATTGGAATCACCCTGGAAACCCAGTCAGGCCAAGAAGGGGGAACTATCTACAGAATTAGCTTTCCCCATGGTCATTCAGAGTGCCCTAGTTGA